DNA from Oryzisolibacter sp. LB2S:
CAGCATGACCGTGGGCATTCTGCCGGGCCAGGACGTGTTCACCGTGGACAACATGCGCGCCAAGATCCAGGCCCAGCTGCGCGGCCTGGGCGGCGGCTTTCTGCCCGAGCCCATGGTGCGGCCCTATGTCGAGGCCGGCCACCTCGTGGTGCGCGCCGTGCAGCGGCCCACACGCGCCATCCCCCTGGCCTACCAGTGGGGCGGGCCCAGCGCCAGCGCACCGGGGCGTGCGCTGCAATGGTGGCTGGCGCAGCTCAAAAGCCCCACCACGCGCCAGGCGCTGCTGGAAAATCACCACCATTTCTGACCCGCAGGCGCTTTGGCGCGTGTAGAGTGAATGCTGTTGCACATCGCATGATCCAGCTACACAGAGGCGCGCCATGACCACATCACGCACCCGTTCCAGCACTCGCCTGAAACACAGCCCGCCCGCAGGCCCCGCCAGGCGCTTTGCCGTCATCGGCGCGGGCATGGCCGGTGTGGCCTGCGCGCGCACGCTGGCGCAGGCCGGCCACACCGTGACGGTGTTCGAGAAGGCGCCGCATTGCGGCGGGCGCACGACGGCGCTGGCCTCGCCCTTTGGCAGCTTCGATTGCGGTGCGCAGTACTTCACCGTGCGCGACGCACGGTTTCAGCTGGCGCTGGACACCGTGCCCGGCCTGTGCCGCGCCTGGAGCGCGACCACCATCCGCGTACTGGACGCCGCCGGTCGCGTGGCCGCGGCCTCGCGCACGCCGGGCGAGGCGCATTGGGTCGCCATCCCGACCATGGACGCACTCGTGCAGGCCTGGGCCCAGCCGCTGGCGGGCGAGGGGCGGCTGCACACGCACACCAGCGTCACGCGCATCGAGCGCGACCCGGCCCACCCCGGCACCTGGCAGCTGCACTGCGAGACCCTGGGCGGCGACACCCATCTGCACGGCGGCTTCGACGCCGTGATGCTGGCCCAGCCGGCGCCGCTCGGCCAGGCACTGCTGCAGCAGTCGGGCGTCACGCCGGCCTGGGGCGACGCGCTGGCGGGCGTGGACATCGCCCCCTGCTGGACGCTGATGCTGGCCTTCGCCCACGCCGTGCGCCCGGGCCTGACCACGCTGGGCCCGCAGTGGAACGCGGCGCGCAGCACGCACCACCGCATCGCCTGGCTCGCGCGCGAATCGAGCAAGCCCGGGCGCAAGCAGATCGAGCGCTGGACCGTGCAGGCCAGCCCCGCCTGGTCGCTTGAGCACCTGAACGACGACATCGACCGCGTGCAGGCCAAGCTCATCAAGGCCTTTGCCGAGGTCACGGGCATACGCGCCACGCCCACCCATGCCGAGCTGCGCCGCTGGCGCCACGCCCAGACGCAAAAGCCCCTGGGCCAGAGCCATCTGTGGGACGCCGCCGCGGGCCTGGGCGCCTGCGGCGACTGGTGCCTGGGCCACAGGCTGGAGGACGCCTTCGTCTCCGGCCTGGAGCTGGCCCTGGCCGCCGCATGAGCGCGGGCCGCGCCGGCCCGCAGCCCTACGTCGGGCGCTTCGCCCCCTCGCCCACCGGGCCGCTGCATGCGGGCTCGCTCGTCGCCGCGCTCGCGAGCTGGCTGGACGCGCGCGCGGCCGGCGGCCGCTGGCTGGTGCGCATCGAGGACGTGGACCTGCCGCGCTGCCAGAGCGGCGCGGCCGAGCGCATCCTGGCCCAGCTCGCGGCCTGCGGCCTTGCGCCCGACGAGGCGCCGCTGTACCAATCCACGCGCGGCGCGCGCTACCAGCAGGCGCTCGACGCGCTCGTGGCCGAACATCTGGCCTACCCCTGCGCCTGCACGCGGCGCGACATCGAGGCCGCCCAGGCCGCCCTGGGCCTGCAGCACGAGCGCCATGTGGAGCGCCCCTACCCCGGCACCTGCCGCGCCGGCCTGCAGGGCCGCGCGCCGCGTGCCTGGCGTTTCAACGCCACGGATTACCAGTCAAATCTGCCTCCAGCGCCCGCTCATCAAGCGCAAGACGCTCCTTTATTGATAGTGAATGACGGCATCCACTGGTGCGACCGGCGCCTGGGCCCGCAGTCGCAGAACGTCGCCACCCAGGTGGGCGACTTCGTGCTGCGCCGCGCCGATGGCCTGTGGGCCTACCAGCTGGCCGTGGTGGTGGACGATGCCGACCAGGGCGTGACCCATGTGGTGCGCGGCGAGGACCTCACGGACAACACCGCGCGCCAGATCCTGCTGCAGTCGGCCCTGGGCCTGGCCACGCCCTCCTACCTGCACACGCCGCTGGTGCGCGCGGCCGACGGCGAGAAGCTTTCCAAGCAGCATGGTGCGCCACCCATGGACGAGCGCGACCCCATGGCCGCGCTGGCCGCCGCGGCCCACGTGCTGGGCCTGCCCCCGATCGATGCCGGCGCCGGAGTGGCTGCGGCGTTGGCGCTGTGGGTGCGGGCCTGGGCGGGAATCTACAATCCGCGGCGTGACTGACACCCAAACGCTTCCCCCCCAAGACACATCGACCGGCGCGCCCGCCGGCGTCGCCCACCCCAAGGGCATCAAGAGCTATGTGCGCCGCGCCGGCCGCACCACCACGGGCCAGGCCAAGGCCCTGGAAGACCTGGGCCCGCGCTTCGTGCTCGACTACGCCCCCACCCCGCTCGACGCTGCGGCGGCGTTTGGCCGCAGCGCGCCGCTGATCCTGGAGATCGGCTTCGGCATGGGCGAGGCCACGGCCCATATCGCGAGCCTGCGCGAGAGCGACAACTTCCTGTGCTGCGAGGTGCACGAGCCCGGCGTGGGCGCACTGCTCAAGCGCATCGGCGAGCAGGGCCTTCAGAACATCCGCATCCTGCAGCACGACGCCGTGGAGGTGCTGGACCACATGCTGGCCGAGGGCAGCCTGGACGGCGTGCACATCTTCTTTCCCGACCCCTGGCACAAGAAGCGCCACAACAAGCGCCGCCTGATCCAGGCGCCGCTTGTGGCCAAGCTGGCCGCGCGGCTCAAGATCGGCGGCTACATCCACTGCGCGACCGACTGGCAGCCCTATGCCGAGCAGATGCTGGAGGTGCTATCGGCCGAGCCCCTGCTGGCCAACACCGCCGCCAACTACGCCCCCAAGCCCGAATACCGGCCGCTGACCAAGTTCGAAAACCGCGGCCTGCGCCTGGGCCATGGCGTGTGGGACCTGGTCTTCACGCGCCGCTGAAAACCACCTGACCCTGAAAGCAAAACACCCGCCTGCCAGGCGGGTGTTTTGCTTCCGGTGGGAGGCCCTCAGACGCGCTCGCCCACCCAGCCCGTCACCGAGGCCAGTGCGGCCGGCAGGGCCGCGGCATTGGTGCCGCCGGCCATGGCCATGTCGGGCTTGCCGCCGCCCTTGCCGCCGACCTGGCTGGCGACGAAGTTCACCAGCTCGCCGGCCTTGATGCGGCCCACGCTGTCGGCCGTCACGCCCGCGGCCAGCTGCACCTTGTCGCCGTCGACGGCGGCGAGCACGATGGCGGCCGTCTTGAGCTTGTCCTTGAGCTTGTCCATGGTCTCGCGCAGCTGCTTGGCGTCGGCGCCGTCGAGCCGCGCCGCGAGCACCTTGAGGCCCTTCACATCCACGGCCTGGCCCGCGAGCTCATCGCCCTGGCTGGATGCGAGCTTGCCCTTGAGTGCGGCCAGCTCCTTCTCCAGCGCGCGGATCTGCTCGAGCGCGCCGGCGATGCGGCCCGTGAGCTCGGCGGTCGGCGCCTTGAGCGCGGCGGCGGCCTCGTCCACCGTGGTCTCGAGCGACTGCAGGTAGGCCAGCGCGTTCTCGCCCGTCACGGCCTCGATGCGGCGCACGCCCGCGGCGACGCCGCCCTCGGCCACGACCTTGAACAGGCCGATGTCGCCCGTGCGCTGCACATGGGTGCCGCCGCAGAGCTCGCGGCTGCTGCCGATGTCGAGCACGCGCACGGTCTCGCCGTACTTCTCGCCAAACAGCATCATGGCGCCGGTCTTCTGCGCGCTCTCGATGTCCATCACGCGCGCCTGGGTGGCGGCATTGGCCAGCACCTCGGCGTTCACCCGGCGCTCGATCTCGCGGATCTGCGCGCCGGTCACGGGTGCATTGTGGGCAAAGTCAAAGCGCGTGCGCTCGGCGTTCACCAGGCTGCCCTTTTGCTGCACATGCTCGCCCAGCACCTCGCGCAGCGCCTTGTGCATGAGGTGGGTGGCGCTGTGGTTGCGCATGGTGGCGGCGCGCTGGCCGCCGTCGACCTGGGCCAGCACCGTGTCGCCCACGCTCAAAGTGCCCTCGGCCAACCGGCCATGGTGGCCGTAGACGTCGGCCTTGATCTTCTGCGTGTCCTCCACGGCAAAGCGCGCGCTGCCGGCCGTGATCAGGCCCTGGTCACCGACCTGGCCGCCGCTCTCGGCGTAGAACGGCGTGCTGTCGAGCACGACCACGCCGTTCTGACCAGCCTTGAGGGCCGCAACGCTCACCCCGTCCGCGTAGAGTGCTACGATTTTTGCAGTACCTGCCAGATGCTCGTAGCCCGTGAACTGGTTGGCCGCGCCGCCGTATTCGAGCACCTTGTCCATCTTGAACTTGCCGGCCGCGCGCGCCTGGCTCTTCTGGTGCTCCATGGCGGCGGCAAAGCCGGCCTCGTCCACACTCAGGCCACGCTCGCGGCAGACATCGTTCGTCAGATCGAGCGGGAAGCCGTAGGTGTCGTGCAGCTTGAAGGCCACGTCGCCGGGCAGAACCTTGGCGCCACCGGCCAGGGCCCCGTCCAGGATCTCCATGCCGTGGGCCAGGGTCTCGAAGAAGCGCTCCTCCTCCACCCGCAGCACCTCGGTGATGCGCTGCTGCTGCTCGCGCAGCTTGGGATAGGCCTCGCCCATCTGCGCGACCAGGTCATTCACCAGCTTGTGGAAGAACGGCGTCTTCTGTCCCAGCTTGTAGCCGTGGCGGATGGCCCGGCGCACGATGCGCCGCTGCACATAGCCGCGGCCCTCGTTGCTCGGGATCACGCCATCGGCCACGAGGAAGGCGGTGGCGCGGATATGGTCGGCAATCACCTTGAGCGAGGGGTTGGCCAGATCCTGGCAGCCGGTCTCGCGCGCGGCGGCCTTGATGAGGGCGTCGAACAGGTCGATCTCGTAGTTGCTGTGCACATGCTGCAGGATGGCGGCCAGGCGCTCCAGGCCCATGCCGGTGTCCACGCAGGGCGCAGGCAGCGGCACGACGGAGCCGTCCTCCTTCATGTCGAACTGCATGAACACGTGGTTCCAGATCTCGATGAAGCGGTCGCCGTCCTCGTCGGGGCTGCCCGGAGGGCCGCCGGGGATCTCGGGGCCGTGGTCGTAGAAGATTTCCGAGCAGGGGCCGCAGGGGCCGGTGTCGGCCATCATCCAGAAGTTGTCGCTCTTGTAGCGCCCGCCCTTGTTGTCGCCGATGCGGATCACGCGCTCGGGCGGCAGGCCGATTTCCTTGGTCCAGATGTCGTAGGCCTCGTCGTCCTCGGCGTACACCGTGGCCAGCAGGCGCTCGGGCGGCAGCTTGTAGACCTGGGTCAAGAGCTCCCAGCCCCATTGGATGGATTCGCGCTTGAAGTAGTCGCCAAACGACCAGTTGCCCAGCATCTCGAAGAAGGTGTGATGGCGCGCCGTGTAGCCCACGTTCTCCAGGTCGTTGTGCTTGCCGCCCGCGCGCAGGCAGGTCTGCACGCTGGCCGCGCGCACATAGGGGCGCTTGTCCGTGCCGAGGAACACGTCCTTGAACTGCACCATGCCCGAGTTGGTGAACATCAGCGTCGGGTCGTTGCCCGGCACCAGCGGGCTGGATGCGACCACGGTGTGGCCCTTGGTGGCAAAGAAATCCAGAAAGGTCTTGCGGATGTCGGCAACGGAAAAGCGGGTGGTCATGGGGTTGTGCTCTGGCAAATGAAGGGCCCGGGACGCTGTCCAGCAACAGCGCCGGGCGAACCGGGCATTTTAGGGGCTTTCCCGCGAACGGCCGCCGCCCGGGGCATCATCACTGGCCATGAAGCAAGACCCCTCTCACGCCCCCGCCGACACTCTCTATCTGCCCGCGGACGAACTGCTGGCCACGGCCTGCCGCGTGTTCGAGCACATGGGCCTGTCGCGCGCCCACGCCCAGGCCATGGCGCGCACCGTGGTCGCGGGCCAGCGCGACGACTGCCAGTCGCACGGGCTGTACCGCATCCTGTCGTGCGCGCAGACCATTGCCGCGGGCAAGGTCGCGCTGCGCGCCGAGCCGGCGCTGGCCCCCACCCAAGGTGCCGTGGTGCGCGTGGATGCCGGTTACGCCTTCTCGCCGCTGGCGTTTGAGCGCGGCCTGCCCGCGCTGGTCGAGGCCACGCGTGCCCAGGGCCTGGGGGCGCTGGTCATAGGCCGCTGCTTTCATTTCTCGGCCCTGTGGCCCGAGATCGAGGCCATCACCGCCCATGGGCTCGCGGCCCTGGCCCTCACGCCCAGCCATGCCTGGGTGGCGCCCGCGGGCGGGCGCAGGCCGGTGTTCGGCACCAACCCCATCGCCTTTGGCTGGCCGCGGCCCGGCGCCAATCCATTCGTGTTCGACTTTGCGACCAGCGCCATTGCGCGCGGCGACCTGGAGCTGCACCGCCGCGCCGGCACGCCCCTGCCCGAGGGCTGCGGCGTGGATGGCGAGGGCCGGCCCAGCACCGACCCGCTGGCCGTGGCCCAGGGGGCGATGCTGGCCTTTGGCGGCCACAAGGGTTCGGCCCTGGCGGCCATGGTGGAGCTCATGGCCGGCGCCCTGATCGGCGAGTGGACGAGCCAGGAGTCGCTGGCCTTTGACGCGGGCGCGGGCGCCATTCCCTGCCATGGCGAGCTCATCCTGGCCTTCGACCCCGCGCGCCTGGGCACGGGCGACCTAACCGCGCAGCAGCGCCAGGCCGAGGCGCTGTTCGCCGCCATCACTGACCAGGGCGCACGCCTGCCCTCGGAGCGGCGCTATGCCGCGCGTGCGCGCAGCCAGGAGCGGGGCGTGGCCGTGCCGCGTGCGCTGTATGAGGAGGTGCTGGCGCTGCTGGGCTGAAGGGCGGGTTCTCACCATCGCCAGCCACAAAGGCAGTGTGGATGGCACGCGATGCTTGCAGAACCCACCGTCATCCCCGCGAACGCGGGGATGACGGAGTCAATAGGTAACGCTGCTTGAGCCAAGAATCGCTTGATGCAGACGCAGGCGTTCAACCCATGAACTCGCGCAACTGCGGCAGGCTGGCCTGGGCCGCGCGGCGGCCCTCCTCGATGGCCTCCCTGGCGCGGTGAAAGTCGAGCTGGCCCAGGTGCGACAGGCGCGGCGCAATCACCACCTCGGGCGGGTCGCCGGCCATGCGGCTTCTGGTGATGCGCATTTGCATGATGTTGACGCTGGTCATCATCACGTCCAGCAGAGAGGGCGGCTTGAAGGCGGGCTTGCCTGGGGCGCTGGCCCAGAACTTCAGGCGCCTGGCCCAGTCGCCATTGCGCGCGGGCACATGCTCGGGCATGGGCGGCTCGGCTGCGCCCTCGCCCTCCTGCGCTCCCATGGCGCTCTCATGCATCACAGCCAGGGGATGCATGTGGCGCTGCACGATGTCGGCGTTCAGGTCGACGCCGATGACGATGTCCGCCCCCATGGCGCGCGCGAGCGACGTGGGCACGGGGTTGACCAGGCCGCCATCGACGAGCAGCCGCCCCCCCTCCTGCAACACGGGCGTGAACAGCCCCGGTAGCGCGATGGAGGCGCGCACGGCGTCGGCGATCGAGCCCTCGCGCAGCCAGACCTCGGCGCCCGAATGCAGGTCGGTGGCCACGGCGCCAAAGGGCAGCGGCGAGTCCTCGATGTCGAAGTCCGCGAAGTTTCGGCGCCAGAAGGCGATCAGCTTCTCGCCCTTGAGCATGCCGCCCGCGAGGTTGAAGTCCATGAAGCCGAACACGTCGCGCAGACCCAGGCTTTGCACCCAGGTGGCAAAGCGCTCGAGCTCGCCCGCCGCATACACGGCGCCGACGAGCGCGCCAATGGACGAGCCGCACACCATGTCCAGCCGCACGCCCTCGTCGCGCAGCACCTGCAGCACACCGATATGCGCCCAGCCGCGCGCCGAGCCGCTGCCCAGCGCAAGGCCCACGACGGGGGTGCGACGCGCGAGTGCCATGACTAGCCCTCCCCGCGCAGGAGCGCCTGCATGCCCGCCTCGTCGAGCACCGGCACGCCGAGTTCCTGCGCCTTGGCGAGCTTGCTGCCGGCCTCGGCGCCGGCGACGACGTAGTCGGTCTTCTTGCTCACCGAGCCCGAGACCTTGGCGCCCGCGGCCTCGAGCAGCTCCTTGGCCGCGTCACGCGAAAGCGTGGGCAGCGTGCCGGTCAGCACCACGGTCTTGCCGGCCAGCGGCTGGGCGGCGGCCTCGGTGGGCGCGCCCTCCTCCCAACTCAGGCCCGCAGCGCGCAGCGCCTGCACCACCTCGCGGTTGTGCGGCTGGGCAAAAAAGCGGTGGATGGACTCGGCGACGATGGGGCCCACATCGGCCACCTGCAGCAGCTCTTGCAGGCCCGCGTCCATGAGTGCGTCCAGGCTGCCAAAGTGGCGCGCCAGGTCCTTGGCCGTGGCCTCGCCCACATGGCGTATGCCCAGGCCGTAGAGAAAGCGCGCCAGCGTGGTGCGCCTGGACTGCTGCAGCGCGTCGAGCAGGTTTTGCGCGGACTTCTCGCCCATGCGATCGAGCCCCGCCAGATCGGCCAGCGTCAGGCGGTACAGGTCCGGCAGCGCGGTGATGCGGCCGCTGTCGACCAGTTGGTCGACGAGCTTCTCGCCCAGGCCTTCGATATCGAGCGCGCGGCGCTGGGCAAAATGCAGCACGGCCTGCTTGCGCTGCGCCGGGCAAAACAGGCCGCCCGTGCAGCGGTGGTTCATCTCGCCGGCCTCGCGCACCACGCTGCTGCCGCAGACCGGGCAGGCGCGCGGCATGCGGAAGTTGGCCACATAGGGGCTGCGCGGCAGGGCCCGGCCCGCGGCGTCGGCGGCCGCGGGCACACAGCCCACGACCTCGGGAATCACGTCGCCCGCGCGGCGCACGATGACCTGGTCGCCCACGCGCACACCCTTCTTGCGGATCTCGAACAGGTTGTGCAGCGTGGCGTTGGTCACGGTCACGCCGCCCACGAACACCGGCGCCAGCCGCGCCACGGGCGTGAGCTTGCCGGTGCGGCCCACCTGCACGTCGATGGCCTCGCAGCGGGTCAGCATCTCCTGCGCCGGGTATTTGTGCGCCACGGCCCAGCGCGGCTCGCGCGTCTTGAAGCCCAGCTGGCGCTGCAGATCGAGGCGGTTGACCTTGTAGACCACGCCGTCGATGTCGTAGGGCAGCCGGTCGCGCTCGGCGCCCAGGCGCTGGTGAAACGCTACCAATTCAGAAGCACCTTGCGCAATGCTGACCTGCGGCGCGACCGGAAATCCCCATGTTTTCAGCTGCTGCAAGAGCGCGTAATGCGTACCGAAATCCGGCCCGCCCTGGTCGGCGGCCGTGACCTCGCCCAGGCCATAGGCAAAAAAGGACAGCGGGCGCTGCGCGGTGATGGCGGAGTCCAGCTGGCGCACGGCGCCGGCGGCGGCGTTGCGCGGGTTGACGAAGGTCTTGTCGCCCTTCTCGCGCTGGCGCTCGTTGAGCCGCTCGAAGTCGGCGCGGCGCATATAGACCTCGCCGCGCACCTCGAGCACCGGCGGCACGCCGGCAGGCAGGACGAGCGGTATCTGGCGGATGGTGCGGATGTTGTGCGTCACATCCTCGCCCACCTCGCCATCGCCGCGCGTGGCCGCCTGCACCAATCTGCCCCCCTCGTAGCGCAGGCTCATGGCCAGGCCATCGAACTTGGGCTCGGCCACATATTCCACGGCCGGGTCGGCCTCCGAGAGACCGAGCTCGCGGCGCACGCGCGCGTCAAAGCCTTCAGCGCCGCTGGCCTCGGTGTCGGTCTCGGTCTGGATGCTGAGCATGGGCACGGCGTGGCGCACGCTGGCCAGGCCCTCCATGACCGCGCCGATCACGCGCTGCGTGGGCGAGTCGGGCGTAACCAGCCCGGGGTAGGCACCCTCGAGCGCCTGCAGCTGCTGGAACACGCGGTCGTACTCGGCATCGGGCACGCTGGGCGCGTCCTGCACGTAGTACTCGTGCGCCCAGCGGTTCAACTGGGCACGCAATGCTTCAACTTTGCTAGCTACTGCCGCAGGCGCAGCAGGCGCTGGGGCCGAAAAAAGGTCAGATTGTTCAGACATGCCAGGAAGGGTCAGGCCCGGTCCCACTGGGCTAGGTGCAGCAGCACGCCCGACGGGTCCCAGACGTAGGTCACGCACGCACCATAGGGTTCCTGCTTCGGCGCGGCAACGCGGGCGCCGGGGAAGCTGCCCGTGCCGATGAGCTGCGAGACGTCCGCGAAGCACTGGGCCGCGTCCTGCACGGAAATGTGCAACATGCAGTTGTCCGCCCATTCCTTCACGTAGTAGCGCTGCAGGTAGAACCGCGTCCCGCCCAGTTGGAACAGCGCCAGG
Protein-coding regions in this window:
- a CDS encoding Ldh family oxidoreductase — encoded protein: MKQDPSHAPADTLYLPADELLATACRVFEHMGLSRAHAQAMARTVVAGQRDDCQSHGLYRILSCAQTIAAGKVALRAEPALAPTQGAVVRVDAGYAFSPLAFERGLPALVEATRAQGLGALVIGRCFHFSALWPEIEAITAHGLAALALTPSHAWVAPAGGRRPVFGTNPIAFGWPRPGANPFVFDFATSAIARGDLELHRRAGTPLPEGCGVDGEGRPSTDPLAVAQGAMLAFGGHKGSALAAMVELMAGALIGEWTSQESLAFDAGAGAIPCHGELILAFDPARLGTGDLTAQQRQAEALFAAITDQGARLPSERRYAARARSQERGVAVPRALYEEVLALLG
- the ligA gene encoding NAD-dependent DNA ligase LigA, encoding MSEQSDLFSAPAPAAPAAVASKVEALRAQLNRWAHEYYVQDAPSVPDAEYDRVFQQLQALEGAYPGLVTPDSPTQRVIGAVMEGLASVRHAVPMLSIQTETDTEASGAEGFDARVRRELGLSEADPAVEYVAEPKFDGLAMSLRYEGGRLVQAATRGDGEVGEDVTHNIRTIRQIPLVLPAGVPPVLEVRGEVYMRRADFERLNERQREKGDKTFVNPRNAAAGAVRQLDSAITAQRPLSFFAYGLGEVTAADQGGPDFGTHYALLQQLKTWGFPVAPQVSIAQGASELVAFHQRLGAERDRLPYDIDGVVYKVNRLDLQRQLGFKTREPRWAVAHKYPAQEMLTRCEAIDVQVGRTGKLTPVARLAPVFVGGVTVTNATLHNLFEIRKKGVRVGDQVIVRRAGDVIPEVVGCVPAAADAAGRALPRSPYVANFRMPRACPVCGSSVVREAGEMNHRCTGGLFCPAQRKQAVLHFAQRRALDIEGLGEKLVDQLVDSGRITALPDLYRLTLADLAGLDRMGEKSAQNLLDALQQSRRTTLARFLYGLGIRHVGEATAKDLARHFGSLDALMDAGLQELLQVADVGPIVAESIHRFFAQPHNREVVQALRAAGLSWEEGAPTEAAAQPLAGKTVVLTGTLPTLSRDAAKELLEAAGAKVSGSVSKKTDYVVAGAEAGSKLAKAQELGVPVLDEAGMQALLRGEG
- a CDS encoding FAD-dependent oxidoreductase: MTTSRTRSSTRLKHSPPAGPARRFAVIGAGMAGVACARTLAQAGHTVTVFEKAPHCGGRTTALASPFGSFDCGAQYFTVRDARFQLALDTVPGLCRAWSATTIRVLDAAGRVAAASRTPGEAHWVAIPTMDALVQAWAQPLAGEGRLHTHTSVTRIERDPAHPGTWQLHCETLGGDTHLHGGFDAVMLAQPAPLGQALLQQSGVTPAWGDALAGVDIAPCWTLMLAFAHAVRPGLTTLGPQWNAARSTHHRIAWLARESSKPGRKQIERWTVQASPAWSLEHLNDDIDRVQAKLIKAFAEVTGIRATPTHAELRRWRHAQTQKPLGQSHLWDAAAGLGACGDWCLGHRLEDAFVSGLELALAAA
- the gluQRS gene encoding tRNA glutamyl-Q(34) synthetase GluQRS, producing MSAGRAGPQPYVGRFAPSPTGPLHAGSLVAALASWLDARAAGGRWLVRIEDVDLPRCQSGAAERILAQLAACGLAPDEAPLYQSTRGARYQQALDALVAEHLAYPCACTRRDIEAAQAALGLQHERHVERPYPGTCRAGLQGRAPRAWRFNATDYQSNLPPAPAHQAQDAPLLIVNDGIHWCDRRLGPQSQNVATQVGDFVLRRADGLWAYQLAVVVDDADQGVTHVVRGEDLTDNTARQILLQSALGLATPSYLHTPLVRAADGEKLSKQHGAPPMDERDPMAALAAAAHVLGLPPIDAGAGVAAALALWVRAWAGIYNPRRD
- the alaS gene encoding alanine--tRNA ligase, which translates into the protein MTTRFSVADIRKTFLDFFATKGHTVVASSPLVPGNDPTLMFTNSGMVQFKDVFLGTDKRPYVRAASVQTCLRAGGKHNDLENVGYTARHHTFFEMLGNWSFGDYFKRESIQWGWELLTQVYKLPPERLLATVYAEDDEAYDIWTKEIGLPPERVIRIGDNKGGRYKSDNFWMMADTGPCGPCSEIFYDHGPEIPGGPPGSPDEDGDRFIEIWNHVFMQFDMKEDGSVVPLPAPCVDTGMGLERLAAILQHVHSNYEIDLFDALIKAAARETGCQDLANPSLKVIADHIRATAFLVADGVIPSNEGRGYVQRRIVRRAIRHGYKLGQKTPFFHKLVNDLVAQMGEAYPKLREQQQRITEVLRVEEERFFETLAHGMEILDGALAGGAKVLPGDVAFKLHDTYGFPLDLTNDVCRERGLSVDEAGFAAAMEHQKSQARAAGKFKMDKVLEYGGAANQFTGYEHLAGTAKIVALYADGVSVAALKAGQNGVVVLDSTPFYAESGGQVGDQGLITAGSARFAVEDTQKIKADVYGHHGRLAEGTLSVGDTVLAQVDGGQRAATMRNHSATHLMHKALREVLGEHVQQKGSLVNAERTRFDFAHNAPVTGAQIREIERRVNAEVLANAATQARVMDIESAQKTGAMMLFGEKYGETVRVLDIGSSRELCGGTHVQRTGDIGLFKVVAEGGVAAGVRRIEAVTGENALAYLQSLETTVDEAAAALKAPTAELTGRIAGALEQIRALEKELAALKGKLASSQGDELAGQAVDVKGLKVLAARLDGADAKQLRETMDKLKDKLKTAAIVLAAVDGDKVQLAAGVTADSVGRIKAGELVNFVASQVGGKGGGKPDMAMAGGTNAAALPAALASVTGWVGERV
- a CDS encoding patatin-like phospholipase family protein; protein product: MALARRTPVVGLALGSGSARGWAHIGVLQVLRDEGVRLDMVCGSSIGALVGAVYAAGELERFATWVQSLGLRDVFGFMDFNLAGGMLKGEKLIAFWRRNFADFDIEDSPLPFGAVATDLHSGAEVWLREGSIADAVRASIALPGLFTPVLQEGGRLLVDGGLVNPVPTSLARAMGADIVIGVDLNADIVQRHMHPLAVMHESAMGAQEGEGAAEPPMPEHVPARNGDWARRLKFWASAPGKPAFKPPSLLDVMMTSVNIMQMRITRSRMAGDPPEVVIAPRLSHLGQLDFHRAREAIEEGRRAAQASLPQLREFMG
- the trmB gene encoding tRNA (guanosine(46)-N7)-methyltransferase TrmB — translated: MTDTQTLPPQDTSTGAPAGVAHPKGIKSYVRRAGRTTTGQAKALEDLGPRFVLDYAPTPLDAAAAFGRSAPLILEIGFGMGEATAHIASLRESDNFLCCEVHEPGVGALLKRIGEQGLQNIRILQHDAVEVLDHMLAEGSLDGVHIFFPDPWHKKRHNKRRLIQAPLVAKLAARLKIGGYIHCATDWQPYAEQMLEVLSAEPLLANTAANYAPKPEYRPLTKFENRGLRLGHGVWDLVFTRR